A DNA window from Mytilus edulis chromosome 14, xbMytEdul2.2, whole genome shotgun sequence contains the following coding sequences:
- the LOC139503123 gene encoding toxin CfTX-B-like: METCLKDIEEFLSTTKYSDKFRNGMGDKKTVEAVKNIAAVIPVLLSRRTCDVMVASLKIVSIMADADLPGFGEHAGGIISVCSAILGTIWKDNQNIESTIMNDIVAEELKSKVKGILATFYVSDYYLSTLESKCQDVNQKDIDHMMSVIDLYQGSEMLGNLRCKIENGIKFQDVAEAKRIICIVILYVRIAVIRSSMLWRMFSVLTSCTKKWLGVWKMNDSEIANTSDAIRNTIKKEDEIHKQFLKFLTEPDYKTITLLSVFNPSEHIEISTFVRSLGMEFQRLTHYLQGTFAIKLKRRNHFWLIMSRNVTGSMRGSLNPNKNQHLFRFQEVSAKDSIFTIFSIRWPSWYVHMSYHRTCRGYNEASIQIGPQAQWN, from the coding sequence ATGGAAACTTGCCTCAAAGATATTGAAGAGTTCttatcaacaacaaaatataGCGATAAATTTAGAAATGGAATGGGAGATAAGAAAACTGTCGAGGCAGTTAAAAACATTGCAGCTGTAATCCCTGTTTTGCTAAGTAGGAGGACATGCGATGTTATGGTAGCTAGCCTGAAAATTGTTTCCATAATGGCTGATGCAGACCTTCCGGGTTTTGGTGAACATGCAGGTGGAATAATATCTGTATGCTCTGCAATTTTAGGTACAATATGGAAAGACaatcaaaatattgaatctaCTATTATGAATGACATTGTAGCAGAAGAACTAAAATCAAAGGTCAAAGGTATACTTGcaacattttatgtttcagattATTATCTCAGTACTCTGGAGTCTAAATGCCAGGATGTAAACCAAAAAGATATTGATCATATGATGTCGGTAATAGATCTATATCAGGGCTCAGAAATGCTAGGAAATTTAAGATGCAAAATAGAAAACGGAATAAAATTTCAAGATGTTGCCGAGGCAAAAAGAATAATATGCATTGTAATTCTATATGTAAGAATAGCAGTGATTCGATCATCTATGTTGTGGCGAATGTTCTCAGTTTTAACATCATGTACAAAGAAATGGCTTGGTGTTTGGAAAATGAATGACTCCGAGATAGCAAACACAAGCGATGCCATCAGAAATACTATTAAAAAGGAagatgaaatacataaacaattTCTTAAGTTTCTTACAGAACCtgattataaaacaattacattgttatctgtttttaatCCTTCAGAACACATAGAAATTTCAACATTTGTTAGAAGTTTAGGAATGGAATTCCAACGATTAACTCACTATTTACAGGGTACGTTTGCCATTAAATTAAAAAGGAGGAACCACTTTTGGCTTATAATGTCACGTAATGTGACGGGTTCTATGCGGGGTTCACTTAATCCGAACAAAAATCAACATCTTTTTAGATTTCAAGAAGTATCAGCGAAAGATAGCATATTCACAATTTTCTCTATCAGATGGCCATCTTGGTATGTTCACATGTCATATCACAGAACATGTAGAGGCTATAATGAAGCATCTATACAGATAGGTCCACAAGCCCAATGGAACTGA